The proteins below are encoded in one region of Podarcis raffonei isolate rPodRaf1 chromosome 6, rPodRaf1.pri, whole genome shotgun sequence:
- the PRICKLE4 gene encoding prickle-like protein 4 produces MSQPSPTWSQREKAPCGGTLAYLLPASSSDSDSGCALEDYSGPVTEIPPAEVSPNFDSHSSDAVPVATQNQLRIKTLLQQLPPQDCDARYCPSIGEEERERLRTFASQRRQESLGQGVTCLVPPTTHGCFCKKCGKRLIRGEKGVYAPKLGDQSYWHPACFVCHTCHQPLVDLIYFQRDGKIYCGRHHAEFFRPRCASCDQLIFTSECMEAEGMRWHEEHFCCLECDLPLGARRYVMKGGQPCCCACFESLYADVCQACGEIIGVDSEQATLQGQHWHAKSCCFCCSICKKALQGQLVTTQNGLLFCSEACSLEKESALSSTGSDSSDSAFISVPSPDSTPISRIRYSSQGCSSAAARTNPNVCEETADSDAMETLHTSGDSSLCPEFRSQEDASAVFRKRIASQQFDKTELLTDSPQEERGTSSPSRLEVVHSTVSLTENQLLGSTFPLTPQQQVGDDPFRGSVSEAPHASVWNRDFSQMPPEDSTGKQEAVVEQDDAWCPTCSSSSDSDSEPDGFFFGKPIPKPGARRIVLPDMEQETLGKGIGWAARARSSNKHCSIC; encoded by the exons ATGTCTCAACCAAGCCCTACTTGGTCCCAGAGAGAGAAGGCTCCATGCGGTGGAACACTGGCATACCTACTACCTGCTTCGTCTTCAGACAGTGATTCTGGCTGCGCCCTGGAAGATTACTCGGGGCCTGTCACGGAAATTCCCCCAGCAGAG GTGTCACCAAACTTTGACTCTCACTCATCAGATGCAGTCCCTGTTGCCACCCAGAACCAGCTCCGCATCAAAACTCTCCTTCAGCAGCTGCCCCCGCAAGACTGCGAT gcAAGATATTGCCCATCCATTGGTgaggaggaaagggagcggcTACGGACATTTGCTTCACAGCGACGGCAGGAATCCCTGGGACAGGGAGTCACATGCCTGGTGCCCCCCACAACTCACGGGTGCTTTTGTAAAAAG TGTGGTAAGAGGTTGATCAGAGGTGAAAAGGGTGTGTATGCACCTAAGCTGGGAGACCAGAGCTACTGGCATCCTGCCTGTTTTGTCTGTCACACCTGCCACCAGCCCCTAGTAGATCTCATCTACTTCCAGCGAGATGGGAAGATCTATTGTGGCCGGCATCACGCAGAATTCTTCCGCCCACGCTGTGCTTCATGTGATCAG CTGATCTTCACCTCAGAGTGCATGGAGGCAGAAGGCATGCGCTGGCATGAAGAGCACTTTTGCTGCCTTGAGTGTGACTTGCCCCTGGGGGCACGGCGCTATGTCATGAAGGGTGGCCAGCCCTGCTGCTGTGCTTGCTTTGAGAGTCTGTACGCAGATGTCTGCCAAGCCTGTGGAGAGATCATTG GTGTTGACAGTGAGCAAGCCACCCTCCAAGGCCAGCACTGGCACGCCAAAtcctgttgcttctgctgcagcATTTGCAAAAAAGCACTGCAAGGCCAGCTGGTCACTACTCAAAATGGGCTTCTCTTCTGCTCTGAGGCCTGCAGCTTAGAGAAGGAATCGGCCTTGTCTTCCACTGGCTCAGATTCCTCTGACTCCGCTTTCATCTCTGTTCCATCCCCTGACTCAACACCCATCTCTAGAATTAGATACAGCAGCCAAGGCTGCTCCTCTGCAGCTGCAAGAACCAACCCTAATGTCTGTGAGGAAACAGCAGATTCAGATG CAATGGAAACACTTCACACATCTGGGGATTCATCACTGTGTCCTGAGTTCAGGAGCCAAGAAGACGCAAGCGCTGTTTTCCGAAAGAGAATAGCTTCCCAGCAGTTTGATAAAACTGAACTTCTGACTGATTCTCCTCAAGAAGAGCGGGGAACCTCTAGCCCCTCTAGACTAGAGGTAGTTCACAGCACTGTCAGTTTAACGGAGAACCAACTGCTAGGGTCCACTTTCCCACTAACACCTCAGCAGCAAGTTGGAGACGATCCCTTTAGGGGCAGCGTCTCCGAAGCCCCACATGCATCAGTGTGGAACAGGGACTTCTCACAAATGCCCCCCGAGGACAGCACAGGCAAGCAGGAAGCTGTGGTGGAACAAGACGATGCTTGGTGCCCTACTTGCTCGTCCTCCTCAGATTCTGACTCTGAGCCAGATGGCTTCTTTTTCGGAAAGCCCATCCCAAAGCCTGGGGCCAGGCGGATTGTTCTACCCGATATGGAGCAAGAGACACTTGGCAAAGGCATAGGGTGGGCAGCCAGAGCACGTTCAAGCAACAAACACTGCAGTATATGTTAG